The sequence GCTGTTGGAGGCCGCGCCCCGTGTCCCGCTGTTGGAGGCCGCGCCCCGTGTCCCGCTGTTGGAGGCCGCGCCACAGTCGCCGCTGTTGGAGGCCGCGCCACAGTCGCCGCTGTTGGAGGCCGCGCCCCGTGTCCCGCTGTTGGAGGCCATCTTTTTTTCTTCTTTGTTTTCCGTAAGGGTTGTTTTAGTGGCTTTCTCGAAAACGAACTTAACCGCCGAAGATATGTAAGCATGGAGAGATATTTCGGCCCCAATTTTAAGGTGCGAAACCGAAACCTTGCTATCTCCTCCTACCCCTTTTGAAAACTCACCACACCCCTCGACTTCGGCATATCGGGAAGTCCCAGGAGGGTAATACCCGAAAACATCAAGAGGATTTTCGCAGAAATGGAAACCGCTCTCACAAGCCTTAACTTCTCCTTTGTGGTCATATTCTTCCCCCGGCTTAAACTGGAATTTATTACAGGTCCAGTCTTGGCCGAAGCCCTTAAACCCTTTTATCACGTTAGATTTCATTTCGCGCCTCCCACTAATGCCATGCTCTGCATCTCCGTCAGTTCCTTAACAAGCCCGTCAACCTCTGCCAGGAACGCCGATACCTCCGCTTCCAGTTCCTTGATTATCTTCTCGTCCCGCTTGATTCGGGTTACGAAGAAGGTCAGGCCCTCGGGCATACGGGGATCGTAGGACACGAAGTCGCACCACTTCCTGCCGGTGCAGGCCATCTGCCACATCATTTGAGTTATATACTTCGCCTCCGGCTTCTGGCTCCGCAGCGTTTTGATGTGGGTCGCGCTATTGGGGCACTTGATTTCCAAGAGGCCGTCCTCCCCTACCAGACCATCGGGCGAGGCTCCAGACATGGGGATTGAGTGGTGTTCCACCATCCCGACCTCTACTACCTCAACGCCTTTAACTTGGCAGTATTCGGCCCTCGCTTCCGGTTCGTGTTCAGTCCCCCAGTCCATAGCCGCGTTGGTGTAGGACTCTGCCCTAGAGCCGGTAATGCGCTCTAGGGCAAGTTCCACCTTGTAATTCTCCCGGCTCGTACTGTAACCGGATTTCGTCTTGGCTACGACATCCACTATCCGGCTTGCCGTTGCCTTGCCGAGGCGTTGGGCGAACCATTCTTCCGTTCTCTGTTCCATCACGCCTCCTCTATCTTGGTGATTTCAAAGACCGCCCCAGCGGGCACGACTTCGGCCTTAACCTTTAACCCCTTGTCCATAAGGTCGCCGAACATCTGGCAG is a genomic window of Dehalococcoidia bacterium containing:
- a CDS encoding lambda exonuclease family protein; protein product: MEQRTEEWFAQRLGKATASRIVDVVAKTKSGYSTSRENYKVELALERITGSRAESYTNAAMDWGTEHEPEARAEYCQVKGVEVVEVGMVEHHSIPMSGASPDGLVGEDGLLEIKCPNSATHIKTLRSQKPEAKYITQMMWQMACTGRKWCDFVSYDPRMPEGLTFFVTRIKRDEKIIKELEAEVSAFLAEVDGLVKELTEMQSMALVGGAK